In the genome of Deltaproteobacteria bacterium, the window CTCAGGCTTTGCGTGAAGAATACGAGAGATTGTTCAACTCCTGCGCCATCCGGCCCGATCGGATCGTGCTCGTGGAAGAGGCCATCGGCCGATTGCAGGCCCACAGGGCGCGGTATCAGGCGGTGGGAGATCCTCTCGGTATTCCGTGGTTCTTTGTGTCGGTGATTCATAACATGGAGTCGAGTATAGATTTCACGAAGCACCTGCATAACGGCGATCCTCTTACGGCTCGAACGGTGCAGGCGCCGGCCGGAAGGCCGGAAACCGGGAATCCGCCGTTCACTTGGGAGGAAAGCGCAGGCGACGCGCTTTCCATGAAGGGCCTCGGGCAGGGGACGGACTGGAGTCCGGCGGGCGTTCTGTATCAGCTCGAACGATATAACGGGTGGGGCTATCGCCTCTATCACCCACACGTACTGTCTCCCTATCTCTGGAGTTACTCGAATCACTACACGAGCGGCAAGTATGTTGCGGACGGCACCTGGTCCGACACGGCCGCGTCGAGGCAGTGCGGGGCCGCGGTGATCCTCCGGCGTATGGCGGAAATGAATCTGATCGAGTTCCCGGACCAGGTGGTGTCTTCTGAAGACGCCGCCCCTCTGGTCGTCCGGCATTCGATGAAAAAATCCACGGATCCGGCTGTGGTCGCGTCCGCGGAAAACCTCCAGGAATGGCTGAATACATTCGCGGGTATCTTTGTCAAGGTGGACGGCGTACCGGGAGACCGGACGTCCGATGCGTACAAGCGGGTGACGGGTTTCTATCTGCCGGGAGACCCGAGGGCGTGAAGAGGGCTGTTGCCTTTTCGTATCCGTTTACGGGGTATTGGGGGAACGCTTCTGTAGCGTGCATCGAGGGTGCAGCGAATAGATGTTTTGGGGCGGCAGCCGGAAGGAAGGATCAAAACCCGTCCCTCCGGCCGGGTGTACACGATTGAATCATTGGTTACTGGGCCGACTGGCCCCCGGCCCCCATGATAAACCCTTTCGAATAGCCTCCCGTGCTCGAGGGCGTACCTGCAATGCGGGCCAGAAACACGGAGCCCAATTCTTTGATGTGGTTGCGTATGTTGTCGAAATAATTGAAATGCTCCTGCTCTTCATCGATGATCTGTGCAAAGAGCTTCATGGTCGTACTGTCGCCGTTCTCTCTGCACACGAGTAGAAACTGGTTGTACCTGTCGATGGTGTTATCTTCAAGGCCGGAATCCTGTGCAAAC includes:
- a CDS encoding bacterioferritin, whose product is MDESSREERKAKVIGVLNEARGMELHAISQYMNQHYGLDSMDYGELAKNVKLIAIDEMRHAEMFAERIKELDGEPTSDPADKVVKGQKPEQMFAQDSGLEDNTIDRYNQFLLVCRENGDSTTMKLFAQIIDEEQEHFNYFDNIRNHIKELGSVFLARIAGTPSSTGGYSKGFIMGAGGQSAQ